A stretch of Suncus etruscus isolate mSunEtr1 chromosome 9, mSunEtr1.pri.cur, whole genome shotgun sequence DNA encodes these proteins:
- the LOC126018983 gene encoding 60S ribosomal protein L35 gives MAKIKARDLRGKKKEELLKQLDDLKVELSQLRVAKVTGGAASKLSKIRVVRKSIARVLTVINQTQKENLRKFYKGKKYKPLDLRPKKTRAMRRRLNKHEERLKTKKQQRKERLYPLRKYAVKA, from the coding sequence ATGGCCAAGATCAAGGCCCGGGACCTGCGCGGCAAGAAGAAGGAGGAGCTGCTCAAGCAGCTGGACGACCTCAAGGTGGAGCTGTCGCAGCTGCGCGTCGCCAAAGTCACCGGCGGCGCCGCCTCCAAGCTCTCCAAGATCCGAGTTGTTCGCAAATCTATCGCCCGTGTGCTCACCGTCATTAACCAAACTCAGAAGGAGAATCTCAGAAAATTCTACAAGGGTAAGAAGTACAAGCCCCTCGACTTGCGGCCCAAGAAGACTCGGGCCATGCGCCGCCGCCTCAACAAGCATGAGGAGAGACTGAAGACCAAGAAACAGCAGCGCAAGGAGCGGCTGTATCCACTGCGCAAGTACGCGGTGAAGGCCTGA